The sequence below is a genomic window from Streptomyces sp. NBC_00582.
GCATGACGACCTTGCCCTTGCCGCCGAGCTTGGTGCCGAGGTACTGGCAGGCCTTCTCGCCGTAGGCGCGGTTGTCGGCGCGGACGACCATGTAGACCTTGCCGGTGTCCGGGCGCGTGTCGACGGTGACGACCGGGATCTTCTTCGCCTCCAGCTGCGCCAGGGTCGGCGCGATGGCGGCGGTGTCCTGCGGGGCCATCGCGATGCCCTTGACGCCCTGGCTGATGAACGTCTGCGCGTTGGCGGTGAGCTTGGCGACGTCGTTCTGCGAGTTGGTGGTCTTCAGGGAGAGGCCGAGCTCCTTGGCGTACTCCGGCGTGTACTTGATGTACGAGTTCCAGAAGTCGGTGTCGGAACGCGGGTAGTCGACGCCGACCAGCGGCTCGTCGCTCGACGTGGAAGCGGTGCCGGAGCCGGAGCCGCAGGCACTGAGCAGCGCCAGGGCGGTCAGGGCTGAGGCGGCGGAGCAGAGGGCGGTTCTGAGTCTCATCGGTACTTCCTCGCGCTGGTCCCGTAGCGGGAGATGTTTCACCGGTGCGACAGCTGGGTGTCGCTCTTGGAGAGATGGGATGTATATAAGGGCGTGAGTCGGGGCGCTGTCTAGTCCTGCGACGAAAGTCCGCGGAAGGTGGGCAGTATGTCCCGGTTTATCACGACCATGGAGCATCGATGGGATGGATCGAGAGTCGAATCCATCCCATCAATGTCTGTTGCTGACGGGTACGGTGGCCGGTTCAGGCGATGCGGTCGGCGAGGACGGCGGGCATGCCCTTGACCTCGACGCAGACCACCGAGACGTCGGCTTCGGGAGCGGTGGCGGGCACGGTGACGTCGATGGAGCCGTCACTGACTGTGTAGGGGAGCGGCTTCGAGGGATCGTTCAGCGAGTGGACGCGGCGTATCGCGTTGCGGATCGCCGGGATGCGCAGCACTCGACGTCACCGAGGCCGAGGCCGCGCTTGACCCGCTCGTTGACGATGAGGCCCGGCTCGCGGCTGATCAGCCAGTCGTGGAGGTCCCGGCCGTCCGCCTTGAGCCACCAGTCGTCCAGCGTGGGAGTGGCCGGATCGCCGCACCGGTCGCCGTCGAACGACATGACGTTCAGCGCGTCTCCTGGGGGTTGCGGCCCGGGAGGGCGAGGAGTGAGGGGGGAGTCTGCGGACTGTCGGCGTGGCGTTCCGTACCGGGCTTGACGACGACCCATGAGCCCTGGAGCAGGGCCCATGGGACGGTCACGGAAAAGAGATCCGGGTACTTGGCGCCGGTCAGACTTCGGTGAAGGTCCACAGCAGGTTGGTGCTGCTGCCGTAGGTCCACTGCTTGGTCACTGAGCCCGAGGCCACGTCGCCGCCGCCGTCCAGGACGAGACCGCTGGTGCGGTTGGCGATGGAGTACCGGCCGTCGCCGCGGTGGGTGATCTGCCACTGCTGGTTGGTGCCGCCGTTCCACGCCGCCTGTCGGACGGGGGAACCGTCGGAGGTGGCGCCCCAGCCGTCGGCGACCATGCCGTTGGTGCGGTTGACCAGTTTGTAGTAGCCGTTGCCGAGTTCGACCGCCTGCCACTGGAGGTTGGGGCTGCCGTCCCAGGTCCACTGCTTGAGGTTGGAGCCGGAGCCGACGTCGCCGCCGCTGTCCAGCGCAAGAGCGTCGGTGACGTTGACGACCTTGAAGTAGGCGGACGGGTCGAACACGACCTTCAGGGAAGTGATCTTGTTCCGGACGGCGGCGTTGTCGGTGGTGTAGGTCCACGCGGTGCCGGTGAAGTTGTCGCCGGAGTAGCCGACGAGCTGGTGGCCCGGGGCCAGTTTCAGGCTGGAGAGGGCGCGCGGGGGCAGGCCGGCGAGGGTGAGCTGGTCGGCGGTGTAGTCGCCGAGGGCGAGCACGGCGCTGTCGCCGCGGTAGCCGGCCTCCTTGAAGGCCACGGCGCCGGCGAGGGGTAGCAGCGGGGGGATACGCTCGGCGAAGCGGAGCTTCAGCACGTACGCGGGCGCGTCGAACGGGGCCGTCGAGGGAAGGGTCACCGTCAGCCCGCCCGCGTCCTGGGTGGGGGTGGGCAGGTCGATGTAGGTGCCGTCCGTCGCGCCGAGCAGTTTCACCGAGGACAGGGACCGCAGGTCGATCCGCTCCGAGTTGAGCGTCTTGATCGTCAGTGAACTGCCGGGCCAGCCCAGGACGGTGGCGTACAGGACGGTGTTCGCCTTGTCGCGGGTGAAGCGGATGTCCTGAGCGGTACCGGCCGTGGGCCGGGTGAAGGAGCCGCCGCCCATCTTCGTCGGGCCCTCGCCGTACGCCGTCCAGGCCCGGGTGCCGTAGACCGACTCGCCGTGCCGCTTCAGGTAGTCGCCGATGCCCAGCAGGAGGTCGCGCTGGCCCTGCGGGATGGTGCCGTCGGCCTCGGGCGCGATGTTGAGCAGCATGTTGCCGTTCTTGCTGACGCGGTCGATCAGCGAGTGCAGCATCTGCGTGAGCGAGTAGTAGCCGATGCCCTCGGTGTAGCACCAGCTGGAGCTGGAGATGCTGTCGTCGGTCAGCCAGTAGGGCGCGGTGAGGTCGGCGGGGCCGCCGCGCTCGTAGTCGTAGACCTCGCCGTGGCTGTCGAAGCCGTCCTTGTAGGTGGCGACGACTTCCCTGCCCCACCTGTCGGCCTGGTTGTAGTAGTACGACAGGAAGTTGAGCCGCTGGGTCTCGTCGACATGGTCCAGCCGCCAGTCCTGCCACAGGATGTCCGGCTCGGCGAGGTCGACGACCTCCTTGAGCTTGCCGTACCAGAGCTGGTTCTCGGCATCCGAACTCAGCTGTCCGTAAAGCTTCTTGAGGCTCTCGTCGGTCTGGGCCGGCGCGTATTCGTAGTAGCCGGTGTAGTTGTACGCGTGGTGCATCGCCACCAGCAGCTTCAGCTTCCTCGCGCGGATGGCGTCGGTGAACAGCTTCAGCAGGTTCAGCCCCGGTCCCTTGTCCACCGAGTTCCACTCGTTGACCTGGCTGTCCCACATCGAGAAGCCGTCGTGGTGCTCGGCGACCGGACCGGCGAACTGCGCGCCCGCGTCCACGAACAGCTGCGCCCACTCGTCCGGATCGAATTTGCCGCCCGCCGACTTCAGCTTCGGGTCGAACTGTGCGAGGTTCCCCGCGAGGTCGTCCGCGCCCTTGATGAAGTTGTGGAACGGCCACACCGTCGGGTCGCCATAGGTCGCGATGTGGTGCTTGTTCGCCTTGCTGCCGCTCTCGTACATGTTCCGCGGGTACCACTCGCTGTCGTACGCGGGGACACTGAAGACACCCCAGTGGAAGTAGATGCCGAACTTGGCGTCCTTGAACCACTCGGGTGCCGCGGTGTGATGGTTCACCGAACTCCAGTTGGGTGTATAGGCGTTGGGTGCCGCCTGCGCGCTGCCGGCGCCGAACCCGCCGCCGGCCACGGCTGCCGCGGCCACGCAGGTGGCACCGGCGAGGAACTGACGTCTGTTGACCGAACTCGACATGAGGACATCCCTGTTGCGTGAGGGGGGACGGGGGGAGACCCGGGCGCCGGATGTTACGGATGAAGGTCGTCCACCTGTCCCACTCATGTCAACAGGCGTGCAGGGATGAATAGCGATATTTGATCAAGGGAAATGGCTGTTTATTTACAACAAGAAGGCGATTTGTCCGGTGCTAGACATGCCATGTTTGCTTCTGTCTCCCCGCAGATCAGGCCGCCCGTGCCGACGGCCGGCCAGTATCATCGACACCACCCCGGGACGATCTTCGGCCCAGGAGTCATCAGGTCGGACACGCCGACGGAGAACGGTCACGGAAGGAGTCCGCCATGTCCCTGACGGACAAGGCCATCGAGCAGATCCGTGAGCTGATCCGCACCGGCGCCCTGCCTCCTGGCTCGAAGCTGCCGCCGGAACCGGACCTCGCGGCCCAGCTGGGCCTGTCCCGCAATCTGGCCCGCGAAGCGGTGAAGGCACTCGCCGTCGCACGGGTTCTGGAGGTCCGGCGGGGCGACGGCACCTATGTGACCAGCCTGCAGCCGAGCCTGCTCCTGGAGGGGCTGGGCGGTGCGGTGGAGCTCCTGCAGGGCGACTCGGGCGCCCTGCAGGACCTGATGGAGGTACGGCGGCTCCTCGAACCGGCCGCCACCGCGCTGGCCGCCACCCGGATCGCCGACGAGCAGCTGGCCGAGGTGAAGATGCACCTGGACGCCATGCGCGAGGCACGCGACGACGTCGAGCAGCTCAACGCCCACGACGCGGCCTTCCATCGCGCCGTCGTCTCGGCCACCGGCAACGAGTCCCTGCTCACCCTCCTGGAAGGCATCTCCGGCCGCACCCTGCGCGCCCGCATCTGGCGCGGTCTGGTCGACACCCAGGTCGCGGGCCGGACACTCACCGAGCACGAGGCGATCTTCACGGCCCTGTCCAACCGCGACGCCGCCCTCAGCAAGGCGGCCGCGCTGCTGCACGTGAGCAACACCGAGCAGTGGCTGAGAGAACACCTGCGCTCGACCGAGTCCCCGGCCGGGTCGGTCAGGAGCGGCGCTTGAACCGCTGGTTCGTGGCGGTGTCGCGGGTCCACGGGATGAGGTTGCCGCCGTTGTCGGTGGAGGCGCCGCTGATGTCGAAGCACCTGCTGCTCCGGCACCCGGCGTCGAAGACCTCGATGTGGTCGATGTGGTCGAGTGCGGTGCGGACCGCGCCGAGTGCACCGACTCGTCGCCGAGCGCGCAGACCTCGATGCGGGGTGTGATCAGGCACAGCCCGGCCGGTTGGTCGCGCGGCAGCGGTAGCGGTTGCTCGCCCTTGCGGGAGAGACCGCCGCGTTGATCATGCTGCGGCGCCGCGAAACTCCAAGATCCCCGACAGGTCAAGCTGAGGTGGCCCCGACGTCCTCGCGGCGCAGCGTCGTGAACGCGCCCGCATCCGCAGCGAGACGTTCGCTGGGCGGACGCCCGCTTGCCGCCGCGGCCTGACCAAGCTCAAGCCGGCCAGGGCGGTCTCGATGGCGTACGGCCGGGACATCCGCGACTCGGCACTGTGGCCGGCCCCGTGCGAGCGCGGGCACCTCTTCCGCCCGCAGCGGATGGCGCGGGATCGCCGACCGGTCTGCCGAAAGGTCCGTAGGATCATCCTGCATGCCATCTATCCGCTAACATAGAATAATGAGGTAGATAAATAGTCGATTGGTGACGAGGAGTGGCCGTGGACTTCGGGCTGACCCACGAGCAGGACCTGTTGCGCGCGACGGCACGGCAGTTCGTCGCCGATGTGTGTCCGGCCGAGAAGGCCAAGAAGTGGGACGAGGAGGGCGCCGTACCGCCCGAGCTGTTCCGCGGCATGGCCGATCTGGGCTGGTTCTCCCTCCCGTTCAGTGAAGAGGAGGGCGGCGACGGCGGCGGGCCGCTCGAGCTCATCCTGATCGCCGAGGAGCTGGGGCGGGCCAGCTTCGACGTGGCCATGTGCTACATCGGCGTACTCATCCCCGGGATCACGGTCTTCCGATGGGGCAGCGAGGCGCAGCGCGCCTTCATCCGCGAGCAGGTCATGACCGGCCGCCACCGGCTCGCCGTCGGCCTCAGCGAACCGGACAGCGGCTCCGACGCGGCCGCGCTGCGCACCACCGCCGAGGACCGGGGGGAGCACTTCCTGGTGCGCGGACAGAAGGCCTGGTGCACGGGCGCCGGGCTGCCCGACACCACCATCGCCACCTACGTGCGCACCGGTCCCCGCGAGCCGAAGCACGGCGGCATCAGCCTGCTGCTCGTCGACCCGGCGGCGCAGGGCGTCGAGGTGCGCCGCACCCCCACGCTCGCCCGGCACATCCTCGGTACCAACGAGGTCTTCTTCAACGACGTCCGCGTGCCCAGGGAGAACCTCGTCGGCCCGCGCGACGACGGCTGGAAGGTGATGCTCTCCAACATCGAGCTGGAGAAGGTGATCATTACCGGCGGTTATCTGGGGGCCGCTCAGTCCACCCTGGACGAGATGCTGGAGTACGCCCGCACCCGCCACGCCTTCGGCCGCCCGATCGGCAACTTCCAGGCCCTGGCCCACGCCATGGCCGACCTGCAGACGGAGATCGACTCGGCCCGGTTGCTCGCCTACCGCGCCGCCTGGCTGCTCGCCCAGGGCAAGCCGTGCACCCGCGAGGGCTCGATGGCGAAGCTGAAGGGTTCGGAGACCTATGTGGCGGCCGCCCGGCTCGGCATGCAGGTCTGCGCGGGGCACGGCTTCTCCACCGAGAGCGTGATGAGCTTCCGCTACCGCGAGTCGATCGTCGCCACGATCTCCGGGGGGACCAGCCAGATCCAGCGCAACGGGATCGCCCGCAGCATGGGCCTGCGGTCCTACTGACCGCCCCCGGCCGCGTCCTGCCCGGCCAGCCACTGCTCGTGCCGGGCGAAATGGCCCCGGTCCCGGGTCACCCAGATCCCGGAGGCCCGGGCCAGCACGGCCCGGGCCGGCAGCAGGACCATCTCGCCGCCGATGTACCAGCGTGAGCCCTCGCGCCGCTCCACCCAGGCCCTGACCTCCAGCGGCCGTTCCACCGGCACGGGCTTGACGAAGCTCACGCTCAGTTCCGCCGTCACGCTCAACACCCGGTGCAGCAGCGGCAGATGACCGAGGCAGTCGTCCAGCACCGCCGCCGTCCAGCCGCCGTGCGCCACATCCGGGCCGCCCTCCTGGTCGCGAGGGCAGGCCAGTTCGAACCACGCCACACCGTCGTCGTCGAGACGCTCGCGCCGCACGCCCAGCCGGCAGGAACCCGAACCGCGGCACGCTCCGCACAGCGCCACCCCGCCGGGGCTGCGGGGCGGCTCCTGGAAGTCCGCGCCCGCCCAGGTCCCCGTCGTGTTCGCCATCCGTTCCTCCTGTCAGACGTCCGCGAGCAGCGGACGCAGCTTCCCGGCGATGAGCTGGACCTGGCGGGCCACCATCTCCTCGGGCATCCCGGCGAGCGAGGCCCACAGGAACACCCCTTCCACCGGCAACCCTGCCACGTACGCGGTGACGGCCTCGGCGGTCTCCTGCGGGGTGCCGTACAGGAACTGTCCGACGCCGCTCGCACTCAGCCCGCTCTCCCGCCACTTCTCGGGGTCGATGGGGCGCGGCACGGGCCGGTCGGTCCCCTCGACCATGTACCGGCGGTAGCTGTCCCACTGGTACGCCAGGTGTCTGCGCACCACGGGCCAGTCGCCCTCGGGGTCCTCGGTGACGAACGTGGTGAACGAGCCCTGCATCCGGGCCGCCGAGGCGTCGTACCCGCTCTCGGCGAGCCCCTCCCGGTACGGCGCCAGCAGGGCGGGGTTCAGGGACAGCAGCCCCGTGCCGAGCCGGCCGGCCCGCCGGGCGCCCTGCGGGCCCTGGTAGCCGAGCCAGATCGGCAGCGGGTCCTGGACCGGACCCGGGGTGACCAGGGACTCGGCCCACAGGCCGCGGATCTCCCGCACCCGTTGGTCGGTCGTGGTGTAGCGCTTGGCCAGGTCGGCGCCGAACAGCCGGTACTCGGGCACCCGGTAGCCCGTGCCGAGGCCGAGGTCCAGGCGGCCGTCGCTGATGATGTCCACGACCGCCGCCTGTTCGGCGAGCTCGGGGGCCGCGTGCAGGGGCGCCGGGACGACCGCGGTGCCCAGGCGCACCCGGCGGGTACGGGCCGCGGCCGCCGCCGCCATGGTGAGCGGCTGGGGGAGATACCCGTCCTCGAAGCCGTGGTGCTCGGAGAACCAGACCGAGTCGAGGCCCAGCCGGTCCGCCTCCTCGCACATCTCCAGGGCGAACCCGTAGACCCGCGACCAGCTCTGCCGCCAGGGCGGCGGGTTGCGCAGGTCGAAGTAGATGCCCACCTTCACGCCGGACCGCCTCCTGTGGTGTCGTCCGCGAGTCGGATCGCCGCGTGCGTGACGGCGACCCCGTGCCCGGGCGGCAGCAGCCGTACGGGACGCAGCTCCAGGGCCTCGATGCGGGGGAGGTCGTCGACCATCGCCGAGACCCGCAGGACGGTCTCCTCCAGTGCCGCGAGGTCCACCCCGGGCCCGCCCGCCCGGCCGTCCAGCAGCGGGGTCGCGCGCAGCGAGCGGATCATCTCCCGGGCGTCGCGGTCGCTGAGCGGGGTGACGCGGTGTGCGACGTCCGCCATGAGGTCGGCGTAGTCCCCGGTGAGCCCGAAGGAGACCACCGGCCCGAAGACCGGGTCCGCGCCGACGGAGAGGAACGCGTCCTGCCCCGGGCCCGGCGGGGAGTCGCGTACGGCGATTCCGTACGCCGCCAGCAACTCGGCGGCGACCGCTGCCGGAACCGGGCCGGGGGCACAGGAGGCGACCAGCGACCGGGCGCGCGCCGCGTCGACTCCCGTGAGGTCGGGGACGACGCCCGCGGGGGTGCGGCGCCAGGCCTGATAGGCCGCCGCGTGACCGAGCGAGGCGGCCGCCGCTTCGGGGAACGTGTAGGTGGGGACGACGAGTTCGTCCCGGTGGAGCAGGTCGGCGACCCCAGCGCCGCCCAGGAAGCTCGTCACCACCGGCTTGTCCGGGGCGGTCGCGGCCGCGTCGAGGATGGCGGCCGCCACCTCGTCGGGCTTGTCCGCGAGCGGCGGCATGAACAGGACGACCGCCGCGTCGACGCCGTCGTCCGCCAGGGCCGCCTCCAGCGCCCGACGGTAGTGCGCGGCGGTGGCCGTGGGGGTCAGGTCGATGGGGTTGGCGACCTCCGCGTGGGGCGCGAGGGACGCGCGGAGCGTGTGCCGGGTGCGCTCGCTCAGCGGGGGCACGCGCAGCCCGTTCGCCGTGCACGCCCCGACCGTCAGGGCCGCGGGGCCGCCCGCGTTGGTGATCACGGCGACCCGGTCGCCGGGCGGGGGAGGCTGGTGGGCGAGCAGCAGGGCGACGTCGAACAGCTCCTGGAGACTGCTGGTGCGGATCACTCCGGACTGGGCGAACAGCGAACTCGCCACCGAGTCCGCGGGGCCCGGGTGGACGGCGACGATCGGCTTGCGCGGGGCGACCCGGCGGGCGACGCGGGCGAACCGGCGCGGATCGCCGAACGTCTCCACGTGCAGCAGGATCACCGAGGTCGCCGGGTCCTCCTCCCACCACTGGAGCAGTTCGTCGGTGGAGACGTCCACGGCGTGGCCCACCGACACGAAGCCGGAGAAACCGAGCCGCAGCCGCCGGGCGTGGTCGAGGACCGCGAGCCCGAGCGGCCCGGACTGGCTGGACATCGCCACCCGGCCGGGCGCCGGCAGGGCGGGCGAGAAGGTCGCGGCCAGCCGCGCGGCGGGCGTCGTGTTGAGTACGCCCATGCAGTTGGGGCCCACCAGGCGCATCCCGGAGGCGCGGGCGAAGCGGGCCAGCTCCAGCTCGGCCGAGCGTCCCTCGGTCCCCGTCTCCCCGAAGCCGGTCGAGACGACGACCACCGCCCTGACCCCGGCCTCGGCACATTCCCGTACGACCTCGGGCACGGCCTCGGCGCGCACGGCCACCAGCGCCAGATCCGCAGGCTCGGGAAGCTCCCGCACCCCGGCGTACGCCCGCACCCCGGCGATCCGCTCCGCCCGCGGGTTGACCGGGAACACACTGCCGCCGAAGCCGCCCCGCAGCAGGTTGGCCACGATCTCGTGGCCGATCGTCAGCGGTTGGCGGTTGGCGCCGATCACGGCGACCGAACGTGGTTCGAGCAGGGGCCGCAGGGAGCGCCGTACGGCCGTGTGTTCGCGGCGCTCGGCGCGTGCGACGGCCTGGGCCTGCGGGTCGACTGCGATCTCGAAGTGGATGATCTGGCCGGGCGGTCCGGCCTCCACCCGGTAGCCGGAGCCGAGGAAGACATTGATCATCCGGGTGTTGTCGGCGAGGACGTCGGCCTCCAGCACCCGGATGCCCCGGGCGCGCGCGGCGGCCGCGATGTGCTCCAGGAGCAGCCGGCCGAACCCCTCGCTCTGGTGGTCGTCCCGGATGGTGAACGTGACCTCGGCGTGCTCCGGTTCGCCGGGGTCACGGACATAGCGGACCAGGCCGGCGATCTCCTCGCCGGCCAGGGCGACGAGCGCCAGCTCGTTGAGGTAGTCCACCTGGGCGCCGCGCCGGATGACGTCGTCGCGGGCGCGGACCACCGGGCCCAGGGAGCGGTAGGCCAGGGTCGCCCGGGAGAGGCTGCCCACGAAGGCGACCAGCCGGTCGGAGTCCTCGGGCCGGATGGGCCTGACGAAGGTCGACCGCCCGGTCCTGACCAGCCCGGGCCGCTCCAGGTCGTCCGGGTACGAGGGGTACGGGGGAGTGGTCACCGGTGTCCCGTCGCCGTCGCCGGTCAGACGGCCGCCTCCTGGGGGGTCTGGTCCGGCAGGCCGAAGAGTTCGTTGAAGGTGCCGCGCGTGACGCGTTCGCGGACGTCGTCCGGCACTCCGTCGAACAGGTCGTGCAGCGTGGCCTGGGTGTGCCCGTAGGTGCCCTCCAGGTGGGGGTAGTCGTCGCCCCACATCACGTTGCGGTAGCCGGTCGACTCGACGATCTCCACCGAGCTCTTGTCGTGCTGGAAGGACGCGTACACCTGCTGCCGGATGATCTCGCTGGGCAGCCGGCTCAGCTTCGGCCGGACGAACATGCCGTGCTGGCGGTAGGCCTCGTCCATGCGGTCGCCGATGGCCGGCACCCAGCCCGCGCCGCCCTCCGCGATGAGGATCTTCAGGTCCGGGTGCCGGTCGAGGGCGCCGCCCGCGACCAGGTGGGACACCACCCGCATGCCCGGGTAGGTCGTCTCCATGTAGTTGACGACCGCGCCGCCGGGCCCGCGGAAGACGACGTTCTGGCCGCCCGTGCCGATGTGGAAGCCGAGCACCATGCCCGCCCGTTCGGCCGCGGTCCACAGCGGTTCCCAGCGGTCGAGGGCGTACTCCTCGCCCTCCCGGGTCGAGCAGGGCAGGAAGACGGCCTTGAAGCCCATCTCGGCCGCCCGCTCCAGCTCGGTGACCGCGTCGCCGACGTCCGCCGTCGAGACGCAGGCGGTGGTGATCACGCGCTTGTTCTTGCTGAGGATCTCGTCGTACGCCCAGTCGTTCCAGGCCCGCACGGTCTCCCGGGCCAGCTCCCGGTCGGTGATCGACACGAGCCAGAACCCCATGGAGGGGAAGGCGAGCTGGGACCAGACGCCCTCCTGGTCGAGGTCCTTGAGCCGGACCTTCAGGTCCCAGGCACCCGGCGGGCGCATGGCGTCCATGAAGTCGCCGAGCTGGCGGTCGATGCGCTCGCCGTCGATGTAGAGCATCTCGTACTTCTCCCCGCGCTCGCTGCGCGGGGCCCGGGCGCCGAGCCGCGCGGGCAGCCGCTCGGTCCACACGTCGGCGGGTTCCATCACATGGGAGTCCCCGGAGTTGACCCAGATCTTCGTCATGACGCTCCTCGGTGCAATGGATGTAATCAGTTAGCGATTTTAGTTGTATGGGGCGTCAAAGGGAAGATGGCTCCGGCTCTGGGGTTGAATCCGTAGAAATAGTTGACTGATTGCGCTGATAGCTGCAAGATCTGGGCACTGAGCCGCGAGGAGGCGCCATGGCCGGTGACAGGGACACCGCTGACAGGTACTTCGAGCCCCAGGTGGAGACCATGCCCCGCGAGGAACTGCGGGCACGGCAGGAGGAAAGGGTCCTGGAGCTCGTCGAGTACGCCTACGCGGGCTCGGCCTTCTACCGCGAGCTGTGGGACGAGCACGGGGTCCGCCCGCGGGACGTGCGGTCCCTGGAGGACTTCCGGGCACGCGTCCCGTTCATCACCAAGGACATGGTGCGCGCCTACCGGGCCCGCACCGGCGACCCGTTCGGCGGACTGCTGTGCGTGCCGGCCGAGGAGCTGACGTCGGTGTCCTCCAGCTCGGGCACCACCGGCGACCCGGAGTTCTTCGCCGAGATCTGGCAGGACGCGCCGCCCCTGGTCACCGCCCAGGTGCGGGACCTGTGGGAACTCGGCCTCCGCCCCGGCGACCGGGTGCTCAGTCCGCCCGGCACCTTCCGCAACCTCATGGACCCCGGCTACCAGGCGCTGGGCGCCGTGGTGATCGAGGTCGACACCTGGATGGGGAAGATGCACGAGGTCGTCGAGGCGCTGCGCACCTACCGGCCGGCCTATCTGCAAATGATGTATCCGCAGATGGTGGAGCTGGAGCACCTGGCGGAGAAGACGGACCTGAGGGAGGCCTTCTCCTCCCTCAAGGGCGCCTCCTGCGCCGGACAGCCGCTGAGCCGGCGCATGCGCGAGCGCATCCGCAACGACT
It includes:
- a CDS encoding phenylacetate--CoA ligase family protein — encoded protein: MAGDRDTADRYFEPQVETMPREELRARQEERVLELVEYAYAGSAFYRELWDEHGVRPRDVRSLEDFRARVPFITKDMVRAYRARTGDPFGGLLCVPAEELTSVSSSSGTTGDPEFFAEIWQDAPPLVTAQVRDLWELGLRPGDRVLSPPGTFRNLMDPGYQALGAVVIEVDTWMGKMHEVVEALRTYRPAYLQMMYPQMVELEHLAEKTDLREAFSSLKGASCAGQPLSRRMRERIRNDWGIDVYEYTSAADTGTAWECREHDGFHLWEDTVFAECVEVTEDGWRDVPEGDLGELVATDLDNRAAPLIRYRSEDLVRLSGDTCGCGRTHARMWVAGRRGDETLVRGRSVVLRDVWQAVEDQPETVAGVFQIVRDRREVDELRLRVGYDPSLTGDVDALAGRLTEAVRERTGVKPVLDLRPEEDLLKTMTSVAKFPRVVRS